The Penicillium oxalicum strain HP7-1 chromosome V, whole genome shotgun sequence genomic interval GCGACTGACAAAAATCTCGAGAATGCGTCGCCGAGTCCATTGCATGAGAAGCAGCATATCCGCTACTGTTCTACGATTGTGCGCTTTCACTATAGGTATGCGTGTCCTACACAGTACAGTACTACCTTTACATTCCCAAACAATGACACCGAGTTGAACCAGTCATACTTCGttaaaaaaagggggaattCATCATAAAACAAAATGGCTTTTTGGGCTAAGAACAGATCTTGCTGGTCTGCATTAAACTCGAACCCAGCGCCTTTGAAACGACCCGGGAAAGAATTGATCGAAGAGATAACCACATGCAGCCAATATTTTCCATAGAACAACGCCACGACTGTGCACTAACGCACTTAACGGTAACGCCAGTAGCTCTGGGTGTTGTGGAGCTTCCAGGTGTGGCGGCGGCCGGCCTTGGTGTTGTTGTAGCGGTGGCCCTTGTTGATACCACGAGACTTCTTGCCGGTAGCAGTGAGACCACGGGCTTCGCGGTGCTGTGCAGGGAATGAACTTGTCAGTTACTTCTTCACACATGGGCAAACAGACAAATATCATAGAGAAACTCACCTTGTGGACGGGGTTGCAGATCCAGTTGATGCGGGCATCACGGCGGATAGCCTTGTGCTGGGGGTCAACGCAAATGACCTCGAAGTACTTGTAGGTGGAGTCCTGGTTGATCCAGTAGGAGTTCAGGACGCGCAAGTTGGCGCAACGACGGCCAACACGCTCCTCAGCAGTGGCACGAAGGGCACGCTGGTACTTGAGCTGGTTGATACCCTGGTTGGTGGGCTTGCCGTAGGTGGCACCCTTGGGGGCAGGGCGCTTGCGACCACCGCGGCGGACACGGATGCGGTAGACAACGTAACCCTGCTTGGCCTTGTAACCGAGACGGCGAGCCTTGTCGGGACGAGAGGGGCGAGAAGCACGGTGAATGGCGTTCAGCTGGCGGAGCTATATTGATGCACTCTCAGCAATGTTCAACGAGTGTATAGCAAGACACATGAGCCCCAGGAGGTCTCATTGCTGTGCCACAAGAATCAAATCGACCATTTCCACCAAGACAGGTTCGGTTATGAGCCGTTGCAGTAATACCAGGGTTTCAGGCATTTCCTATGGCTACGCACACGAGCGCTCGGCGGAGAGGTTATGAAATCGAGGGTTGGAGGGTCCTATCTTACCTCCCAGCAGCGAACGCGGAGCAAGAACCGAATAACATCGGactgcttcttcttctggatctctTCGACGTACTTGAGGGCACCCATCTGGAAACAGAGAGAGTCAGAATTCGTCAATGATTGATTTGGTGAGATATCTCAGCTTGTTCTGAGGCGCAATGGCGTACCTTGTCGGCTTCACGCGGTCAGTTGTCGTTGTCGCAAATACGAAAAAGTTCGAGGAAGGATCTGAAAGAGACGGATTGTGTGTGGGACGCTAATGATTAGCCGAGCCCGGCCTGTGGAGCCAATCGCTGGAGTGTAGTCACGTGGTGGTGTCCTAGGCTGTccgccttcttttttttgctaaGGCTATCTCTTACCGCCTGGCTTCTTAGTGCGAGCAGATAGGATGTGGCGCTTTGACACTATTCTGCAAGAGGCACGTTAATCTTTGAAGTTCTTGTAGTGTCGAAACTTGATGTAACTACAGTACATGTACGCGCCACTTAGAGTCCTGCCGCTTCAGCCATcgttctcttcttttttccctctaCTGCCTATGTATTCAAGAGTACAGAAGGCTGATCATGCTTTCTGACTGAATAATGAAAGCGTCGTTGagcaaggaaaagaaagaacgaATTTTTAAGGTGTACGTATATCGTGTTTGTACTACGTTGACGGTGGTCGCGGCGAAGTAATACTGGTATCAAGTTCTTTGTCAATATGGATGCTGGGAATTGTCACAAGCCTTCGGCACTACAAGatggttttttctttttttcttatcAACTAGCCATCGCAACATTTAACTCCGAGAAACAGAGGGATGGATGTTGTAGATACACATTCATGTTCAACCCAGGTTCAACTATTCCACGGCAATATACATTGCCGCCCACAAGTATCCAGCAAGCAGATATTTTTGTCCCAAGAAGGTGACCGCATACATGAGCCAACCCTAGTCCGCCACAAGACGAGCACGAGTCGAAGAATCGAACCCGAATTCCTATAGCATAAGTCAACCCCCGAGCAATGAACTTGCCCGAAGTCTTCAATCTACAGAATGACGGTGTCCATTACAAAGAGCACGTGATGTGATCCGCTTAGCCCACTAGTAGAACAGAGGGACGGGTGTCGTATGGAAGAAAATCATTTTAGACAACCTACACATATACTAGTATGCTATCTAACTGAAATGAGGGCGGGTTTTACATCACTAAGGTACCTCATACATAGCACAAACATCACTGGATAATACATCATCAAGTATATCATACCCGAAGACGGATTCGCTCGTTTTAGAAAACATACGATCCCCATTGAAACCCTGTTGATAGAATCCGGGCTGATATGGAAAAAGATAAGCCCATCGCTGGTATGATCGGAAAATGACGCATTAGAAACACCTATAAACCGAAGGTGCGCAAAGTTTCTGTAGGTACAATGATCGCTAATGACAAAACAGGCGGGCATACGCTACCCGCCACCCTTCGTGCTGTGTCCGTCCAAGTTCAACTGGGTCCCTGGGCTAGGCATTTTGTTCAGTCGATGGCGAGGTTAGAACTGTGGTGATGACGCTTCGTTTGCACAAGGGACACTCGTGACTCCTCGTCAAGAGCCACTGGTCAATGCAGCCTTGATGGAACATGTGTCCGCATGGAAGCTCCCGTACACAAGCTCCGGCATCGAATGAAGAGGCACATACAACGCAGTCCTGCTCCAAATGATTTTGCCGATAGCCGGTCGGTGAGGCCAGTCTGAGTTCAGGTTCTGGGCCGATCAACCAAGCTCGTGGTGGTATACGGATCCCAACTACCCTCGAGTCAGCTTGGCTCGGATCCACGAGATCCAAGTTGTTGACAATTTCGACGACCTCGTTTCCAATCTCATTCTTGGCAACAGCCATGACAGGCGTAATATCTGCTCCGTCGTAACTGAAAAGGGGAATTTGATGAACAATTTCTGGCGGCGTTCTGCTTGGGAGCCGCTGCTGTACGACTGCTGCTAGTGGAGGTGGAGTATGTCGGagcatcatcctcatcccaAAGCCTTCAGTATATGTATGCCCCACACGTCTTCGTATGCACCGTGCTCTGCAGAGAACGGCACACGCAATAATCACGAGGACAGCAGCTCCGACAACAGAACTCGCAATAATCCCGGAGCGGACAACGTGCGAGTCCGAGTGCTTCTCTGTTCCACAGCTAGTCAGTCGTTCGATCCCCCATTTTGATTTGCGACACAAGGTTATTTACCGTTGGAAATCATCACAAACAGTTTAATGTCACTCTTTTCAATAAGAGAAATCGCTTCGCTGTCTGGATGAGTAGGGTATGTTCCTATGTTGGAGACCCATGCTAGGTCATGTATCAGAGTCGCAGCCGCAAGCCCGGGAATCGCGTAAACTGGATACTGGTTCTCGTCTTTCCATTGCTCGTGGTCATTGAGGCTCCAgctctcatcatccacaccCGGTGGAATGGTTGACTCGTTCtcgattttgaaaaaaatGAGAGCATCCACGTCGGCATTCCTCGAAGCTGCCAAGAACGACTGAGCACATTCCACAGATAACCACGGTGCTATACCGATATATGGATAGTCATATGCCACGATGTCCTCCAGACGGATGACAGTCTCTGGGATATATGCGTCAAGAACCTCATTGCATGGGTCATCTGGAGACAGCGTCGGTACAAACAATAGACCTGTTGTCTGGCGAGAGATAGGGACATTGTTCGCTGACAAGGTTCGCACAGTTCGGTCTAGGACGAATCGAAAGCCGACATTTTCCTGCAAAAAGGATGGTTATGAATATCTTCCAGAAGCTGTTGATTTGCCTTGGTTAGAAGAGATTAAACGAACGTGAACTGAACTGGTAATTTCTCCAGCGCTCCCGGAACCCGCGAACAGCGTGGCGACAGACGAGATTGAGTTAGAGATGTGAGCCATCGGTTAAGCTTCAACTTTGTAAGTAAAGGTGTTTGCATAACAGAAGGTCGCGGCGATGAAGCTAGTTGATTCCCTTGTGGGGTTCATtcacagaaaaaagaaccatgTTTCCTCGAATTTCAGAGGATCCAGGAACTTTGAGCTTTATTCGTTCTCTTCATATCGGCATAGGTATCACTATGCCCGGACTTTGATGATTCCTAATCCGGTTACACCGTAAAACCCAGTCCTAGGGCTTCTGGTTTCGCTACAGCAGACAGCTTTCAGGAATGTCATTAATAAAAGAGGCCTCTAGCTAGTAAATATGGTAATATTTCTGTGACAGAGACCACAAGACTGAGTTGGCACAAACGTGCATCCGCCATTATAAGCCTACACCAGATAAGGCCTCAGAAAGTGATACACAAAAGGAGACATGAGGTAGGGTAGAATTGACTGCAAAAATTACTGAAGCTCATGTATCGAGAAATATTGAATAGCCTTATTTCTGTAGAGAAGGTCTCTGGCAGTTAAGACGGTTGaggtctgctgctgctaaCGGCTGAAATGATGCCGTTTGCAGCATTCCAGGCGTAGACTACGGGAGGGACTTGAAATGGCTCAGACTTTTGTCCGCTCCCGTCTCATTCTCCACCCGAAATTCTTCCGCTACAATTTCACATCCGTCTCAAAGGTTGGACCATGTTGACTTTGCAGCTGACTGGATTAAGGACAAAGAGATTCTTTTGAACAGCACATAAGCTccatcttggccatctcgGCGGAAATTGTTAGACTCGGGCGAAGGCAAGATGGGATTCTTTCAATACCCAAACTCTAGAAAAGATCCAATACAAAGAACCTTGGCAGCTATAATGTGATCAGTTGATACCATTTGCCGGTGCTAGAATCAAAATCCAACAATGGTCTTAATTCAGCCGGGACGGGTGCACTCTTAGCAGAAATGTACCAAAGGGTGTCTATTGAGCCCTTAGGTTGTTTCGACTCTTCATAAGCGACTGAAACAACCGAGCAGAATTGCCTTTGTATCAAAATGGTGGAGAGATCATGATGTTGCAAGGGTTATTAATTTCATTTATCACTAAAATAAGTAGGACTCATACCTTCAGCCGATGTGTTCAACTATTTGTGTACAATGCTACCCATGTTCGCTCTGCTTAACCCGCAGTTTTAGATTGAAGCCAATCACATGCATGGGTTTCAAGAGTGGGAAGATATTTTATCCGCCTCAGCACCTTCCCCAGACCTGGAAGTGAGCTATCACGTGCGCCCGCGTCTTTGACGTCCTTAGCAGACGCCGCGACAATTCGCTACATACCCATCTGTGTGATTCACCTTCTCAGAATAAGGGGCCTGGTCTCTGTTTGGTAGCTAGTGGGCTATCAGATCACCTTACGTGAGCAAGGTCTTGTGCTACCGAGAGAGCTTGAACCCCCAAACTCATTTGCGGCATGTGTTGTCTCACGCACATCCATGTGCTCAACTAAACCGTGATCAATTAAACAAAGACGTCAATCAAATACCCGCCTGCTAAAAACATCTCAACAGCATTGCAGCTCAGATACCAAGAAAAATTTCATAATGCCTTCAGCTTTTAAGAGCAAAGGGAAGGGTCGTGACCCTCGCCAGTCGCGCAGTCGCAACACAACTCCATCAACCGCAATCGGCACGGCTGCCACGTCTACTACCGCGCCTTCCGTACCAAGCTATCTTGAAAACGACATCTCGAAGCTCATCGATCTTGCAAATGGTCAATATGCCGACATTTTGGATCTTGTGGCCGGCCCGAACATACCAGACTCAAAAACACTCGAGACCCTGGTCGAATACCTGAAGAGCCTCAGTGACATGGCTGATGCTCGTGGAGAGGCTTGCAACGCTGCAATGCGCGAGATGTCCCACAAGAGGAAAGATGTCATGGAGGACCAAGACCTCGGTCGTGAGCATAGCGAACGAACAAAACTGAAACGAGAGaccgaggacgatgatgatccaGTGCACAAGGGGaagctcaagaagcgcaaagaCCGATCAAGTATAAATGAGGAACGACCCCTGAGCCATGGCGCTCATGGAGTAGCCCGGCAGGATGGTGCTGAAACAAAAGTTGAAGGAGGTATGTTGTGTTGCGCAATTGATTCATTCCTCTGCCGATTTACCCCGAATCGTGCTTTCGGCCTCTAGTCCGTAAATGGGACCCCCTTCTCCAATAAATATTTCCACTGACGGGCATCAGCGATCTCGCCAGTGTCGAAGCATGATAAAAAGCGAAGTTCCCAGGACAGCTCCTCACTGTCACCGCCAAGCATGCTGTCCCCGAATGGCGCAGCGACTGGAGGAAATGGTGCGGCGGACCCAGGATCACCTCAGTCAGAATCTAGCGAGGACTCACATCAGCCGGAGCCTCAGCCGGCCATCCCTCAGGTCCAAGTGTTTGGAGAGAATCCACTCCAATTCGATGACCCTACCGTGTATCATGTCCGTGATGTGACACCGGACATGGgcgatgatgagaagaaggagatttACAGTGTTGCCAGTTTCCCCAAAAGTGACTTGGCTCATATGCTAGCCGGCGTGCCTCCGGACAAAGACTTCAGCAACGCCAAACCTTCGAACCAAGTCAGTGCAAATACATTCCTCACTTGGGTTGAGCCCTACGTACGGGctctgaccgaggaggacatCGCATGGCTGAAAGAAAGAGTAAGTTCCCCACGGCTCGACGACGTGAATTTCAAAAACTGACAAATTGAGGAAGGGCGACCGTGTCAACCCATTCATTATCCCACGtcgtgggaaaaaaaactatcGCCAGCTTTGGGCCGAGGAGGACGGGGTCACTTATGATCCAAGCCAGGACGAAAAGGACCAGCTCCCACTGAACCAGGGTCGTGGCAACATCGACCAGCTGACGGATGACAAGACCGACACTAACGAGGTTTCGATCGGGCCGCTGCTAAGCCGccttgtctctcttcttcgttACGAACATCGTACCCTTCCCGAGGATAGCAATAACCCCACCAACGGTGACCTTCCCACCTCCGATGGCTTGAATGGTGATGCGATGGAGTTAGATCCTCCCAGTGGGAACGTTGAAGCCAGGTCGTCATCAGAAACTAAACCTCTACCTGCGGCTACTACTTTCCGTGACGCTTCCCCGACCGGCTTCAAACAATCCGTTGCGAAACTAGATCATGCCCAGCTGGACGAGCGTGCCAAAGCGGAACTACGATACATTGGTTTCCTTGGTGCCGAAGACAATCCCGACTACGACGCACACTACGATGATGAGGTAGCAGAACGCCTGCGTCTCTTACAAAGCgagctcaagaagcaggTCATTACGAATAACGCAAGGAAGGCACGTGTACTAAAGATCGCGCAAGAGCATATGGCCCTTCTCGAATTTACCACCATCCAAGACGATTTGGATTCTCAGGTCCAGCAGGCATACCTGAAGCGCACACGCACCATgggcaagagcaagaagggCTCACAGGCCAAGAACCGCCCTGGCGCTGGGGGCGCTGCTGCTGGAGTGTCACGCCCTGCTGTCGGCGATGCCGCCAAGATTGTCATGGATCGGCGCAAGCGCTGGAACGAGGCTTTCCTTCCTATCTTCGAAGACATCAAGACCACCATTCCGTCCGCCAATGAGTCCATCTTTGACGCCAATACAATGGCCGAGTATGAGAAGGCTGAATTGGAAGCGTGGGATGAGGAATGATTCAGTCGGCAATTCTTGTTGGTGTATGCCATGAGCGATTTGATCTCATTatgccttttctttttgatatGACCTTTCCAGTCCTGACTCCAATGTCCTGGACTTTTTCATTTGGCGCATAAGATACCTGGATACGGCATGAGTGACACGACGGACGCGGCGTTTTGGTGCCTTTTATTTTTGCGATCGTTCGCGTGGCTTTAATTTCAAAGGCTAGAGCACCCCACTTGATGAAATAGCAATACCCAGATGCAGGGCTCAACGAGGTCCCAGGTCCATCTATCATTATTTTCCCGGCAGTGGCACAGAACCTGTCATTTGATCATGTTGTGTACCAACCCAACTGGAAAATTATACGATTAGTTGTATCTGCTTGTCTCCTGCATCGCAGTTCGCTTCCTAATTCGTCGTATAGCACCTATCCGCACGAGTGCTACAGACTATCACTAAGAGAAAAGGACCGAAAAACAAGCAAGTGACAAGGTCAGGGGTATCTATTTTGAGAAAAATGGAACCATATTCTTTGAAACATGAAAGATAGTCAAAAAAGCATAAACGGGCGATGCGTGCGTCTAGGCAACCTCCAAACAGTCCTATCGATGAATGATCAAGACCTCACCCGGGTACCTCTTCAAACGCTTCGTCAATTCGCGCTCGCTGGTCTCTAGCTCTGTGCAGATTTGGTCAAAGCTGTGCGTACCATCGAGGTACTTTGACAGAGTCCGATCATCAATgtcatcgtcctcatcatcctcaaaAACTCCAGAGGGGCCACTGCCCGACACCGTGTTACCACGATGCTCGCCGTGAAGGACTCCCACTCTTTCACCACTACCGCCTCGGTGAGTCGAGATGGGGGCATCTTCGCCGACACTAGATGCTGCGTAAGGTGTGTTGTATCCCGTCGTGGCACGGGAGGATGGTCCTGTGGA includes:
- a CDS encoding 60S ribosomal protein L15; protein product: MGALKYVEEIQKKKQSDVIRFLLRVRCWELRQLNAIHRASRPSRPDKARRLGYKAKQGYVVYRIRVRRGGRKRPAPKGATYGKPTNQGINQLKYQRALRATAEERVGRRCANLRVLNSYWINQDSTYKYFEVICVDPQHKAIRRDARINWICNPVHKHREARGLTATGKKSRGINKGHRYNNTKAGRRHTWKLHNTQSYWRYR